From one Nitrososphaerota archaeon genomic stretch:
- the cas5 gene encoding CRISPR-associated protein Cas5 — translation MKALHIVMEGLTASFRYPLVISGTQISTPMPAYSTILGLISACVGRIVTQKDTDIGFEFRSKSLDLELERTERLQLKRGALKPHSEGQGISKRQVHFEPKLDLYLTNTQFRSAFESPVSTPCLGRSQDLMWIKDVREVDLSSTAKGAIGPTLLSVVQEGIPGLIVRLPEWFENDLLGRPRMAGPFGKYLAMPPNLNLRITVEIPNLYHPSDANGADDAIYIHQWLE, via the coding sequence ATGAAAGCGCTACATATCGTGATGGAAGGACTTACCGCGTCCTTCAGGTATCCGCTGGTAATTAGCGGTACACAGATTAGCACACCTATGCCAGCCTACAGCACCATTCTTGGATTGATAAGCGCCTGTGTAGGAAGAATTGTAACACAAAAAGACACGGATATAGGTTTCGAATTCAGAAGCAAGTCGCTAGATTTAGAATTGGAACGCACAGAAAGGTTGCAACTCAAAAGAGGCGCATTAAAGCCGCATTCAGAAGGACAGGGTATCAGCAAGCGTCAGGTACACTTTGAACCTAAACTTGATCTCTACCTTACAAATACGCAGTTCCGTTCAGCCTTCGAATCACCTGTATCGACCCCATGTTTAGGCAGATCCCAGGATCTTATGTGGATTAAAGATGTTCGCGAAGTTGATTTATCTTCAACTGCAAAAGGCGCCATAGGACCCACACTTCTATCCGTGGTTCAGGAGGGAATCCCAGGATTGATAGTGCGGCTCCCAGAATGGTTTGAGAACGATCTTTTAGGCAGGCCTCGCATGGCAGGACCGTTTGGGAAATACCTAGCCATGCCTCCAAATCTTAACCTGCGTATTACTGTAGAAATTCCTAATCTTTACCATCCCTCTGACGCAAATGGAGCGGACGATGCAATATACATTCACCAGTGGCTAGAGTAG
- a CDS encoding 30S ribosomal protein S3ae, giving the protein MARAKRAKIKDKWRAKKWLVVKAPTAFGGNPVAYIPSTDDKTTIGRVVETTLFDILRQDPQHYSIKLYFKVDSIEGDIAQTVLAMHEYSREYLRSMVRRGSSYIRLIKNYTTRDQAVVRVHTVIFTHNRVNTSKKHAIRHLTNEVITKKMSELTYNQFVQEAVLGKIASDIYNSAKTIHHLRHVGISKTKLIKKPSIIVEETTTPLKPEPITIEPLGTIEEEATTEEEEAIEEAPAESGEGEEETEEEIETIEAEAEEPAAA; this is encoded by the coding sequence ATGGCTCGTGCTAAGCGTGCGAAGATTAAGGATAAGTGGCGTGCTAAGAAGTGGTTGGTTGTTAAGGCTCCCACTGCGTTTGGAGGGAACCCTGTAGCTTATATTCCGAGTACTGATGATAAGACTACTATTGGAAGAGTGGTTGAGACGACTCTGTTCGATATTTTGAGGCAGGATCCTCAGCATTACTCGATTAAGCTCTACTTCAAAGTAGATTCTATTGAGGGCGATATTGCGCAAACCGTGTTAGCGATGCACGAGTATTCTCGTGAGTATCTGCGTAGCATGGTTCGAAGAGGCTCCTCATACATCCGGCTCATCAAAAACTACACCACAAGAGATCAAGCGGTCGTAAGAGTCCACACAGTCATCTTCACCCACAACCGCGTAAACACCTCAAAGAAACACGCAATCAGACACCTCACCAACGAAGTAATAACAAAGAAAATGAGCGAACTCACCTACAACCAGTTCGTCCAAGAAGCAGTCCTAGGCAAAATCGCCTCAGACATATACAACTCCGCAAAAACAATCCACCACCTAAGACACGTCGGCATAAGCAAAACCAAACTAATCAAGAAACCATCAATCATAGTAGAAGAAACAACAACACCACTCAAACCCGAACCAATAACAATCGAACCACTAGGAACAATCGAAGAAGAAGCAACGACAGAAGAGGAAGAAGCAATCGAAGAAGCACCAGCCGAAAGCGGCGAAGGCGAAGAAGAAACAGAAGAAGAAATCGAAACAATCGAGGCCGAAGCTGAAGAACCAGCAGCAGCCTAG
- a CDS encoding DevR family CRISPR-associated autoregulator, with protein MSVPKLTHVAGTFLVQASGAFLNGAGLGEGENRNVTIPKTFRDGRDLVPYVSAQAWKRWLRNTLIEETGWMPSVLKPIGSPSVRGTTTKISGELNPVDYAEDDIFGYMRAEKGQGSKAEEDEDEEDEEGAKPEKGQRVKAVMRSSPFAASLMVSIRKSGWQGRDEAFVHLKEGTPLPYVTEFYNTHLQAVFCLNYSRMGVFSNIGDRIELDEKLVDDFIKDNKVKVLEDLGKSGKKYGMADGNARAIRGRELFKALALLRGGAKQAQFGTDVAPKAIVMAGLSCGNPIFNNVFDENVDGPVIKVNLLKEIIKDYSEKLVTPVVIGLRTGYLKNEEEVRSLGKQNGSEVFVMTPIEAARKIGEYLM; from the coding sequence ATGTCTGTACCTAAGTTAACGCATGTCGCTGGTACCTTTCTTGTTCAGGCCTCTGGAGCATTCTTAAACGGCGCAGGGCTTGGAGAAGGGGAGAACCGCAACGTCACGATACCTAAGACATTCAGAGATGGGCGAGACTTAGTACCTTATGTTTCCGCACAAGCATGGAAGCGCTGGCTTAGAAATACGCTAATTGAAGAGACCGGCTGGATGCCCAGCGTCCTTAAACCTATAGGATCACCGTCTGTCAGAGGAACCACAACTAAGATCTCTGGAGAGCTGAATCCTGTAGATTATGCAGAAGATGATATCTTCGGATATATGCGGGCTGAAAAAGGCCAAGGCAGTAAGGCTGAAGAGGATGAGGATGAAGAAGACGAGGAAGGCGCGAAGCCTGAGAAAGGCCAACGCGTGAAGGCAGTTATGCGCTCGTCTCCCTTCGCCGCGTCCTTAATGGTATCAATTAGAAAGAGCGGATGGCAGGGACGTGATGAGGCGTTTGTTCACCTGAAAGAAGGGACTCCCCTCCCATACGTCACTGAATTCTATAACACCCATCTTCAAGCCGTCTTCTGTCTGAACTATAGCAGAATGGGCGTATTTTCCAACATTGGTGATCGTATCGAGCTGGATGAGAAGCTAGTGGATGATTTCATAAAAGATAACAAAGTCAAAGTGCTAGAGGATCTAGGAAAAAGTGGTAAGAAGTATGGGATGGCTGATGGAAATGCCAGAGCAATTAGGGGCCGCGAACTTTTCAAAGCTTTAGCTCTCTTACGTGGAGGAGCCAAACAAGCGCAGTTTGGTACAGATGTTGCGCCCAAAGCTATAGTCATGGCAGGACTATCTTGCGGAAACCCAATTTTCAATAACGTCTTCGATGAAAATGTCGATGGTCCGGTTATCAAAGTAAACTTGCTTAAGGAGATAATCAAGGATTACTCGGAAAAACTTGTAACGCCAGTCGTAATTGGACTGCGTACTGGTTATCTAAAGAATGAGGAAGAGGTCAGGTCTTTGGGCAAGCAGAACGGCAGCGAAGTATTTGTTATGACACCGATCGAAGCGGCACGCAAGATCGGAGAATATCTAATGTGA
- the nadA gene encoding quinolinate synthase NadA has translation MQRLQTTQAEQMIEEIKRLKEQRNAVILAHNYQVGEIQDLADYTGDSLKLSRQAAETDADMIIFCGVKFMAETASILSPDKTVLLPDPEAGCSLADTINVRELRAWKRKHPGAVVVSYVNTSAEVKAESDYCCTSANAIKVVNAIPDNREILFLPDVFLGTYVEQETGRKLQIWPGECHVHAGIRPDMVNAIRQQHPEAEFLVHPECGCLTPSLYYMSNGDVSKQGTHVLSTEGMLKYAKESCSNCFLVATEVGILHRMTKDNPGKTFLPVNPDAVCEYMKGTTLDKIYRALVDNVYEVKVPKALADKARVAIDRMLQIA, from the coding sequence ATGCAACGACTTCAGACTACGCAGGCAGAGCAGATGATCGAGGAGATCAAGCGTCTTAAAGAGCAACGTAACGCGGTGATTCTTGCTCACAATTATCAGGTCGGTGAGATTCAGGATCTCGCCGATTACACAGGGGACTCGTTGAAGCTTTCAAGACAAGCCGCTGAAACCGATGCTGACATGATTATTTTCTGCGGAGTCAAATTCATGGCCGAAACCGCATCAATCCTATCTCCCGACAAGACGGTGCTTCTCCCTGACCCTGAAGCAGGATGCTCCCTAGCCGACACGATTAATGTGAGGGAACTTAGGGCGTGGAAGAGAAAACACCCCGGCGCCGTTGTAGTCTCATATGTTAATACGAGCGCAGAGGTTAAGGCTGAGAGCGACTACTGCTGCACCTCCGCCAACGCCATCAAGGTTGTTAACGCTATTCCAGATAATCGCGAGATCCTGTTTCTACCCGACGTGTTCCTAGGCACTTATGTTGAGCAGGAGACCGGTAGGAAGCTGCAGATATGGCCCGGTGAGTGCCATGTTCACGCGGGGATTAGGCCGGATATGGTTAACGCTATTCGGCAGCAGCACCCCGAGGCTGAGTTCCTTGTCCACCCGGAGTGCGGATGCCTCACACCTAGCCTCTACTACATGTCCAACGGCGACGTGTCAAAGCAGGGTACTCACGTGCTTTCCACCGAGGGGATGCTCAAGTACGCTAAAGAGTCCTGCTCCAACTGCTTCCTAGTCGCCACCGAAGTCGGCATCCTACACCGGATGACGAAAGATAACCCCGGCAAAACCTTCCTGCCAGTGAACCCTGACGCGGTCTGCGAATACATGAAAGGCACCACCCTCGACAAAATCTACCGCGCACTAGTAGACAACGTCTACGAAGTCAAAGTCCCCAAAGCATTAGCCGACAAGGCTCGCGTAGCAATAGACCGGATGCTACAGATAGCCTGA